AAGGGGGCTTATTACATCTATGGCATATCATCCAACATATCTGCCACAGTGTAGATGAAGAAGTTAGTTGTCACAAACATGCAGTGGACAAGGAAACCATGTTTTGTATTCCTTCTGCAATTCCTGAAGCTTCTTGTGTTGAATAAATCATGGTGGTGTTAGTTGTACAGGAAAGCTTTTTAGGATTCAACAGTGTATGATGTGAAAGGGCTTTCTTGATGTGGAGGAAAGAGAACTTTGTCATTAGCTGCATTATTGTACTCCCACCATAAGATTGTCTCTGGAGAAGCCAAAATGTGATGAGCTGTAATATGAATTTTCTCTGTTGGTGAGTAGTAAATTGCATGACTGCAATATATGTGACATGCAGTAGAATAGATAAACAAATCATTAGTAGACTTGAATGACAAGAACTTGTTGATGAGTAGTAAATTGCATGACTGCAATATATGTGGCATGCAGTAGACTAATAGATAAGCAAATCATTAGTAGACCTGAATGACAAGAACTTGGAACTAGCATTTGGTGTTCCTCTTGTGACCAAAAAAAGCTTGGGGTAAATAGATGTGGCACATCACAACTGGTAGTTCTtaggatcctctctctctctctctctctctctctctctctctacacagaGGGTTGTAGGACAGTGGATGCCATGCCAGTGTATGCATGCTTCCCTTCATATCTTGAATCCAAGTTTGTGTAAGGCTAAAGAAAGCCATTCCTTGTTAGAACAACCTTTCCCACCAACTGCAGAAAGAGCTTTTTCCTGTACCTATGAATTAATCTGCAGAACAAGCAGCAAGTAGAACAACCACAAACATGCAAGTCAAAAACCCTACATGATCCAATAGGATCCACCTTAAATTTGAGAGAGAGGTAACACAGATTGACTCACAAGATACATCATCATCAATAATTATTTAGTACATAGCCACTCCCCCCTGTTTCCAGTTCAAATAGGCAGCTTTCTTCACCATGCACCAGTGTGCAAACACTAGTGATGGAAGTTGTGTTGCTCTGACCACGCCCAGAGTGCAGATTGCTCATCTGTGCTGCAGAACATGTTGCAGAAGCCCTCATCCTTGGCTGTCTCCGACTTGGAGGAACGACGTGGTTGGGAGACACTCGATGGCCTACGCCTGGAGAAATCCAAATCGGTATCAGAGCTGGATGAGCCCTCTGTTTCCTTGTTGAGATTGATGGGCTCGGAGGGTTCCCTGTCTTTGAGTGCCAGAAGCTGAAGAGTTGGATTAGAATGCAAGTATGGAGGCAGGGAGATGTCGAGGAAGACGAACCATGTACCTACCTCGGAGAGAAGCTTCTTGTTCCGGGCTTGCAGGGCTTCGTTCTCGGTCTTCATGATCTCCAGCTGCCTCTTGAGCTCGTCGTGGTCCTTCTCCAGCTGCTTGATCTTCCACCTCGCCCTCCTGTTCTGGAACCAGACGGCGACCTGCCTCGGCTGCAGCCCCAGCGCCCTGGCCAACTCCATCTTCCTGTCCGCGTCCAGCTTGTTGCCCATCTCGAAGTTCCTCTCCAATGTCCGCACCTGCTCCGAGTTcagcctcctcttcttctccccgcCCGGCTGCAGCGCGTCGTCGGAGAGGTCCTCCTCCACATTCATCTCCTCGCAGGCCTCCACCCTCGAGAAGGGAATGGATCTGTTTCCCATGCCGCAGCTTGCAAGGTACTGCTGCTTCTCACCTCCGAATCGTGGTGGATCGGTGGGGAGCAGGGGAGACGTGGAGGTGTGTAGCTGCTGCTGGTGGTTCTCTTCATGAGCGGTCTGCAGCACCAAGTTTGCAGGGAAGAATAGCGGCATCCTATTGCAGGCCATCTGGTTCAGAAACATTGGTGGTCGCAGAAACTGATTGCTGCAGTGGTAAGAGGGAGATAGGAGCttggagaagagagaagaaacaCATGCATGGTAGTGGGAGGAGGAAGGACTCATCGGTGGAGTATATGAAAGGAAGATATGTGTACTGTCAAGAAGGACAAGTTGTGGAGTCCAGGTTACAGCTGGGGAGAAGTAGAGGGCCATCATCGACAGGTGAAGCAGATGGCATCAGCTCCTTCACGCAGCTCCAGAATCCAAGGGATGGTGACACAGTCATGGTCTCGGCCTCACGTTCTACCACCATAGACTTCTGCTCTCAGACAAGCATTGGAGCTCCTCCATCATCTTCATACATGAGGAAGATGGATTTGCTGGTTCGAGAGATGAGACTCCAGAATACAGTGGTTGCTACTCACCGAGGAACGATGATGGCATGGAAAACGCAGATGATGTTTCGGTAAGAATGCACTCTCAAATGTGATCCTTATTGTTCTCATTGTTCTCACTGTTTCAGCTACCACTCAAGAGTTCAATCAATTCAACTTTGGTGAATCGAACTACTTCAAAGCATTACTCACAAAACCAATCATGCTTATAGATAAAGCTGCCTTAACAATGGGTACTTTCTGTATTGGTCTATACGTATAAAATACATATATTTTGGGTATAATACACATCATTTATTTCATGTGGAACTTCTGCTAATGGCTGTGCACAGTTGCACCCATTGGTGATATGTGCACCTCAATTGACATTGGTTGAGTTAGAAATGGTGTATGCATGTCAACACTATTGTGGTGGAGTTCTTTCAATCTGACATGCACTGATGATTGAGTTCATTGGTGAGGCCTCCTTCATTTTAGAAAAATACTTCTCTGCGGACCTCAAATTATTCGAATATCGCTCGAATCGATTAGAAAGATTATcgaatgtaatttttgaaaacaATAATAATCAAATCACACTTGATAATTAATATTAGAtcgactttaatatcatcttttatGATGTAATCCAATAAGACATAATATGTTAAGAAGTGTCTCATTAAATCTTTATAAACCAACTCAAATCTTTGCCACAGGAAAACAGTCTTCCTTTCTGTCGTCTACACAAATCTAGCAGATGGGTATCCAAAGAAGAAACGCATTTAACTGTAAACAACTGTCCGTCTGTTTCTCCGGTGAATGACAAAGAGTTGACTTGATGTTTCTCGGATGCCTGTgactttcaagaaacaaagataagagaagggagagagagagagagatgtgacagGCTGAGAGCCGAGGCTGTCACACTCTCAATCCAAAGGCGTGCTCGAATCCTACATGCTTACCATAGGAAACCACTAAAGGCACACTTTAAGAGTAAGTTTTGGATCAAACAAACGAGTCATCATCATCAATGCACTGCTGCTGCTCCGCAGTTTGCATGCACACCGCTCCAAGTGTGATGCGTAGTATACGTAGCAGCAGCTTTCATGCattgaagaaagagagagagggagagaggaaggaaggaaggaagagaggCGTCGTTGATGTGACATGATTGCAGATGGGTGGCCACAGTAGTTAATGCACCCATGTGCATGCGAGGGCACTCTTCTTGATGATTCCAAGGTTTCTCCATCCACCGCAATCTCctcatcgaagaagaagaagaagaagaagaagaagaagcagaagtacTTTGACTCTCGAGGCTGATGAAACCTCCATAATCCTCAGACAACCCACCATGTCTGATGGCAACTCATACGGCAATGTTGTATTGCAACTAAAGCAACAACACAGTTGACGTAAATGCAAATTCTCCATATGTCAATGTTTATTGATCGAATTAGTTGACAGAAATCAAAACAATCGTAGCAGATGAGATAGTGGGTACAATGTAAACCCTAGAAATCTTAAAATATCATCATAATTCTATCCTAAAGAATTCCACATTccttaatatatgtatatactttGTCAAAATTTGACCAAGTGTAGATGGTTTAGTCAACTTCTATCACACGTATAATCATACCGAAATTATATCTTTTTTATCTTCCTATTAtcattaaattaattaaaaataataattaaattgtaatctttgatttataatttattttgtagTCTTTTTCCACAGTAGTTGGGAATGTTTTTGATGTGCAGAAGAATAAGTCTCAGTAATTAGTAGCTTAATTAACCTAAATAACCGATATAACTATCTGTATATATATTCATAACTTTTTGTGATTGTCTTTTTCTCGGTCTTAATATAATCCTATCTATCTAATACACCCTCGCACGTACACGTACACGTATACGTGCGAAGACGTAAATAAGGAGAGATCACCGACCCACACGGCTTCTTGGATCGGCAACTCTCTCCGGTACACCGTGCAGCATATCGTTCCTCCCACCTTTGCCACGTAACCAGGCTTGGGTGGGTCCCTCTCTCGGCACGCTCCTTCCTCGAAGAGGCTGAAGCGCGTCGCCCACTGGGAGAAGTAagaggagggagaggaaagaggacCACGGCTTCTTGCTTCCCCCCGGAGATCTCGGCGAGACCGCTACCACCGGAGATTATTTAgaaaagacagagagagagagagagagagagagagagagagagaaggtgggtcaagcaaagagagagagatggaggggGAGGATGATGATGTTTTCTTCGGTTTGACTCCTGCGGGGATTTGATTTCGATTCTGATTGCTTCCTCGTAGTTTTCTGCCTCTTTCTTTGGTTGCATGTTTGCCTCCCCTGCGTCTTTCCGTTTGTCTCTGGCTCGTTCATGGCGGAATGAGGTGTTGGCTCTTCTTGGATTCGACTCCATCTGAAATTGACTTGCTGGATTCGAATCCTCCTCTGGAATTCCTTTTCAGTTATCAAGTTGTAACCTTTAATTAGTTTCTCCGATCAAAATCGAAGCTTTTGTGCAGTTTCCAGACGTCCGCTTGGTCATTAATGTCTCTGTTCAGTTATCATCTGAATTCCTTCCAATTCAATTTTCTTTCCCTTTCTTTCGGTGTCTTCCTTTTGTTTTTGATCGTGAATTCTCTATTTCTGCTCTGTTTGGGTCTCTCGGATCGATAGAAGGTTTCATCCGTTTGGGGTTTCTCGTCATCGAGAAATGCGAAAGAAGACTCTCTCTGGGAATGTTCCTAAAGATT
This DNA window, taken from Musa acuminata AAA Group cultivar baxijiao chromosome BXJ3-7, Cavendish_Baxijiao_AAA, whole genome shotgun sequence, encodes the following:
- the LOC135643294 gene encoding uncharacterized protein LOC135643294 isoform X1, which codes for MMALYFSPAVTWTPQLVLLDSTHIFLSYTPPMSPSSSHYHACVSSLFSKLLSPSYHCSNQFLRPPMFLNQMACNRMPLFFPANLVLQTAHEENHQQQLHTSTSPLLPTDPPRFGGEKQQYLASCGMGNRSIPFSRVEACEEMNVEEDLSDDALQPGGEKKRRLNSEQVRTLERNFEMGNKLDADRKMELARALGLQPRQVAVWFQNRRARWKIKQLEKDHDELKRQLEIMKTENEALQARNKKLLSETGNPPSPSISTRKQRAHPALIPIWISPGVGHRVSPNHVVPPSRRQPRMRASATCSAAQMSNLHSGRGQSNTTSITSVCTLVHGEESCLFELETGGSGYVLNNY
- the LOC135643294 gene encoding homeobox-leucine zipper protein ATHB-23-like isoform X2 produces the protein MMALYFSPAVTWTPQLVLLDSTHIFLSYTPPMSPSSSHYHACVSSLFSKLLSPSYHCSNQFLRPPMFLNQMACNRMPLFFPANLVLQTAHEENHQQQLHTSTSPLLPTDPPRFGGEKQQYLASCGMGNRSIPFSRVEACEEMNVEEDLSDDALQPGGEKKRRLNSEQVRTLERNFEMGNKLDADRKMELARALGLQPRQVAVWFQNRRARWKIKQLEKDHDELKRQLEIMKTENEALQARNKKLLSELLALKDREPSEPINLNKETEGSSSSDTDLDFSRRRPSSVSQPRRSSKSETAKDEGFCNMFCSTDEQSALWAWSEQHNFHH